In Actinoplanes derwentensis, the following proteins share a genomic window:
- a CDS encoding GGDEF domain-containing protein — translation MTLRGRLTSAFLVVVLGPVLLGSVFVALTVGAVSRERVTERLDHAETTVGAAVSAICRQLQAAADAVAVVPSENRAAVAAQLVTRGLASAINVSDPGQPITGRVASSEQGKDTVGWKSCMNPPKASPVSEPATAISATAYAQEVTVTAAQRIDAALLDRLSEASGATAAMSGPKDDRAANRDMPAEPGQPLTLTLSVRTGESPFRHAVLPLIVLVTAGLAVLAARWLAHSTTRPLGDLAWAADRVANGDLDTRVPIPRPDELGRLAGTFNRMTRELQSYVQALTASRDQLRRHLAILGDTLSSTHDLDRILPVILRTAMTATGARAGLILLIEPSDGRLAARSGSGLTGDWDLPVAELLQRRLAPGRGILGTVAATGSPLRGTNRGVTRDTNGADPDEPACESYLAVPICAPPAEDADPGPGVLGVLALYDRLGGPGFEDNDLRIVRTFAGQAGVAVHNVRVHEEAQRLSLTDPLTGLWNYRYLREVLRREVERASRFGRMLTVLVLDLDHFKEVNDTYGHTAGDQVLGEFARRIRIGLREVDVAFRQGGEEFVVLLPETDAYGGVIVAERLGAAVREWPIPVDPRRPGLGDRVSISVSIGIAVFPEHGATAQQVLDAADEALYAAKHAGRDTYRLAERVSGIGPEGQLDAARQAPGR, via the coding sequence GTGACACTTCGTGGCCGGCTGACCAGCGCATTTCTGGTGGTCGTGCTCGGTCCCGTTCTGCTCGGATCCGTCTTCGTCGCACTGACCGTCGGTGCGGTGAGCCGGGAACGAGTCACCGAACGCCTCGACCACGCCGAGACCACCGTGGGCGCTGCCGTGAGCGCGATCTGCCGGCAACTCCAGGCCGCTGCCGACGCGGTCGCCGTGGTCCCGTCCGAGAACCGTGCCGCGGTCGCCGCTCAACTGGTCACCAGAGGACTCGCCTCCGCGATCAACGTGTCCGATCCAGGTCAGCCGATCACCGGCCGGGTCGCGAGTAGCGAACAGGGAAAAGACACGGTCGGCTGGAAGAGCTGTATGAATCCACCGAAGGCGAGCCCGGTGAGCGAGCCCGCCACCGCGATCTCCGCCACCGCGTACGCCCAAGAGGTCACCGTGACCGCCGCCCAGCGCATCGATGCCGCCCTTCTGGACCGCCTGAGTGAGGCATCAGGAGCGACCGCCGCGATGAGCGGCCCGAAAGACGATCGCGCCGCCAACCGGGACATGCCCGCCGAACCGGGCCAACCACTCACCCTGACCCTCAGCGTCCGCACTGGCGAATCGCCTTTCCGGCACGCCGTCCTGCCACTGATCGTGTTGGTCACCGCCGGTCTGGCGGTGCTGGCGGCCCGTTGGCTGGCGCATTCCACCACCCGCCCGCTCGGTGACCTGGCCTGGGCGGCCGACCGGGTGGCCAACGGCGACCTGGACACCCGCGTGCCGATCCCGCGGCCGGACGAACTGGGCCGCCTGGCCGGCACCTTCAACCGGATGACCCGGGAGTTGCAGTCCTATGTGCAGGCGCTGACCGCGAGCCGGGACCAGCTGCGCCGCCACCTGGCGATCCTCGGCGACACCCTGTCCAGCACCCATGATCTGGACCGGATCCTCCCGGTGATCCTGCGAACCGCGATGACCGCGACCGGCGCGCGGGCCGGCCTGATCCTGCTGATCGAACCGTCCGACGGCCGGTTGGCCGCGCGGTCCGGTTCGGGTCTCACCGGCGACTGGGATCTGCCCGTCGCGGAGCTGCTGCAACGCCGGCTGGCGCCGGGGCGCGGGATCCTCGGGACGGTCGCGGCCACCGGTTCACCCTTACGGGGTACTAACCGGGGGGTGACCCGCGATACGAACGGAGCCGACCCGGACGAACCGGCGTGTGAGTCGTATCTCGCGGTGCCGATCTGCGCTCCGCCGGCCGAGGACGCCGACCCGGGTCCGGGTGTTCTCGGGGTGCTCGCCCTCTACGACCGGCTCGGTGGTCCCGGGTTCGAGGACAACGATCTGCGCATCGTGCGGACCTTCGCCGGTCAGGCCGGGGTGGCGGTGCACAACGTCCGGGTCCATGAGGAGGCCCAGCGCCTCTCTTTGACCGATCCGCTGACCGGACTCTGGAACTACCGTTATCTGCGTGAGGTGCTGCGCCGTGAGGTGGAGCGGGCGAGCCGGTTCGGCCGGATGCTCACCGTGCTGGTCCTCGACCTCGATCACTTCAAGGAGGTGAACGACACGTATGGCCACACCGCCGGTGACCAGGTGCTGGGCGAGTTCGCCCGGCGGATCCGGATCGGGCTGCGGGAGGTCGACGTGGCGTTCCGTCAGGGCGGTGAGGAGTTCGTGGTGCTGCTGCCGGAGACGGACGCGTACGGCGGGGTGATCGTCGCCGAGCGGCTGGGCGCCGCGGTGCGGGAGTGGCCGATTCCGGTCGACCCGCGCCGGCCGGGCCTCGGCGACCGGGTCTCGATCAGTGTCTCGATCGGCATCGCCGTCTTCCCCGAGCACGGTGCGACGGCGCAGCAGGTGCTCGACGCGGCCGACGAGGCGTTGTACGCGGCCAAGCACGCCGGCCGTGACACGTACCGCTTGGCCGAAAGGGTTTCCGGTATCGGACCGGAAGGGCAACTGGATGCCGCGAGACAGGCCCCTGGCCGCTAG